Part of the Sorghum bicolor cultivar BTx623 chromosome 1, Sorghum_bicolor_NCBIv3, whole genome shotgun sequence genome, GCGTAATCTATATGTTAGCAATGTTGTTTTCATTGTCTCGTATTTAGGAGTTTAAATAATTTGATTAACGTTTTGAATGCTTTTCTATTTAATTAAGATAAAGACAATATAGGATTATATTTTGGTATCTTTATAATCAAATGTGAACTTAAATACTTCTTAATTATAATTTGATTATTTaaacatgaagcacataaataatttaagtaatacttatctaagtCTTTTTGAACTAAAAGTaaattatgtttataattttgatcttttataaataaataattaaatgctcACGTTATTAATATTAACTATAatgtttctttattaattatacctTGATTAGTTTTAACCTGATATATAATCACTTAATTAGTTTCTTTCATATAATCCATATTTCAAAACTATAAATGCTTAATTGGCTTCAGTGGTATATAATTACTTATAATAattatgactaaagtttaactccaGCTTTATAGTTTGGTCAACTCAACTTTTAGACAAAGTCTATCACCTCTTTTcataaaatacgaccagcgtatagtcgtcttctccgttacacttcgaacctcgaaagtcgtgtctgtttaacgatagctccatTCTCAATCGTTCTCGTGTGTCTCGATCGTAACATCAagccgtgtcgtttagtgcgctctttctaagcttttcttttgattgttgtttgttcttagtcgtgattgtttgtttgtctgttcgtgttgtttggttgctacgagtagaagcgtggttcatcaacagtgaagatcaggagctgaggaccgacagtcgaagcagaagttgaagattagaagaaagaagccaaagaattctgagcagatatacactgggaataaaggcaagtgcagacaccctttgatcatattgtacctatgaactttaaatatatttactttccattgcatgtgtcttaatactgcaaaccatAAGGACTTGACTAGCCTcctactatattccttgtatgcctgggttatacatgggtagtatagtgaacagtagatatgcttagttgctctactcatctaatctatataataataaaaataatgatcttgcttaataaattcttcaatgatgattaatgattaaaaggtgaacaatggtcacttcggtgatggagatgttgcggtgcttgcgagcatcgtgttatggttgaggaaagggggagcgggtactgttggtggtccggtttgccgggcgtacccgtctctgctctccgtaaggacttagtcagggagcggccccctgggacttacagtgcagctccaagctatatgggctctggcttgactaattagcaggacctccactagtagggtgttactttccgggtaggcgtgaggaagtaacttgggtaatgaatattaagttagcggctgctcggtacgccatggctatgggtatcgactgtcgagcgccccggcgaaaacttgcgagtggcatcctattagttggaccctgtgaaaagtctcgtagtgagaccctgcctgctcaccttggaagtgttttggggagtcgcgaccccgggcaaatgggaatcacgacttggagtgaaagtgcacacctctgcagagtgtaaaactgatatatcagccgtgctcacggtcacgagcggcccagaccctcacttgatgagcaaattggattcactggatacttggaggcgaaatttggttgaggttgctacctcgtgctttggcggaatggctattccgtgttggcatgattgctatcctgtgttctaaattgggattgctatcccatgaccttaatggggttgctaccccgagttactatctgaggttgctacctcggtaataattataatgatgattaataaaattgttaatatactttcatctaattaagggttgggatgcttcactcatatttagtaataggttgttttaataaaagaattgtaataaaagtgtaccaactaaaaagctcacctgcagttaaacagtctcagcttttcctttgattaagccttgcatgtcattatactttccgtctgtactcgctgagttcgacatgaactcacccttgctatttcccccacaccccccagtgtgtagtaaagtgctgctcagaagaaggataaagaggtcatggagttttctagaagcttatgggaagtgcttggcgtacggagcccccagtcaaccgtccctgagaagattggagcctaagaagtttagctactgtttccgcgtactctgatgttttgtaagtgttattataaatatgtttttccgctatatataacattgattctgatatttctattcttttgttatatgtgtggacttcctgggcacacatatgacgactctggtcttattttaaaagccagggtgtgacaaagGTGCTGTCGCTCGTGCGTAGGGGCTGATGAAGGTGCTGCCGCTCGTGTGTTTGGGGTGGTGAAGGTGCTGCTGCTCGAGGAGTGCTGCAAGGTTGAGGCATGCAGCGGCTCCTACAGGTGCTATTGCTGGAGCAGATACACGCCAGGGGCATGCTGCATTTAGTTTAGAAATGCTGAGTTCAATTAAACTTTTGGTGTTATGTGTACTTTCGTGGAAGCAAAGAAAAGAACAATTCTTGCTGCCTTTCTTAGGAATTGGTTGAGAGATCATATATatgaatcatgttttgggaTTTTTTTTCCCTTAATTGGTGGATGTAAGAATGGTACACGTACAGTTGGATGAATAAAATTTAGTTGAAATGTGAGTGCCAATTTCCTATGCAAAAAAATCACAGATTTGAAATCTGATTGCCAATTGCCTGTGCAAAAAACAAAATCTGAGTGCATAATCCAACAATTGTTTTGACTGAAAGAGATGCATTTCATAACTCTAACAAACATCCAGCAATTGTTTTGACTAAAAAGGTCTAAACAAACTAACAATTTATCATATTTGAAAAAGCATCTTTGCTAAATTTTCTAGAGACTTCTTGGGTAATGCTCCCTATCATTCAGGAGTTGTTAGTTGCTGCTCCCTTTTTTGGCTTGGAGTTTTTTGCACGTGCTTGATTTCCATCCTTGGAGCTTGGTCCTGTGGCTTTCCTCTTCCTACCTGCAACTGCCTTTCCTGCCTTTGTGCATGTGGTTAGTGGTGCAGGTCTTGCTACAGGTTGATTGGAGCAAATGAAAGCACTATCTGGCAATGGCCCCTGAGGCTGAGATAGTGATGTAGAGTGAGATCCCTGCAGCAAATAAATATGTAATTGCGCAAGCAAATAAATAAGTGGTCTAACACATATTGTAAAAAAAACATTGTTAATATGCAATTGATTTTCTGTATATTACCTCCCATAGCATCTGACTCAACAGGGTTGTGCTGGTTTGTGTCATGGACTCAGCCTGGCATTCTTGCCTCAACACCTGATTGATAGGGTACTCTTgtggtggttgttcttgtatttGGCCTTCCTGGTTTGTTGTAGCCTGTGCAGCTTGTTGTTCAGCTTCTTGTAATGTAGCACGTGTTGTGGCCACTAATTTTTTTACTTCCTCTGAACTAAAACTCATCTTCTTAAGCTTGCAACCACCAGAATTATGGTTAGCATCTGAACAATATTTACAATGCATGACCACACCATGCCTAGTCAGTCTTGGCCCATTCTTTCCTTGCACTTCGTGTGGTTGTTTCCTCCTAGACTTTGGTGGTCTGCCTACTTTCTTCTCATAAATTGGTGGTAATACTTCAGGCCCATTCACCTTTGCCCACTCAGTTTTATCCTTGCAAGGCCAAATATTGAATCCATATGCATTTTTGAAAGCTTCCACAGAATAACAGTTAGCAAGAACACTTTCAGGTGGGATCCTCTCACTTCGCAAGCATGAGATAGCATGACAACAAGGCACCCCTGTTAACTGCCACCTTCTACAGTCACATGTCCTAGCATTGATGTCAACTATGTGTTGGTAATCCTTTATCTGCACTTGGAACACACCCTGTCCTGATGGTGAAGCAAAGCACATATTTGCAAATTCTGCATTTTTTGCAACTTTTTTCCTAATTTTGGGACAAAAAGCACCTTGTATATGTTTTCCTATCTCTTGCTGCTTACTGTAGTGCCTTGTCATGAGTGGGCACTTTATCCTTTCCAACATGCTAAGTATTGGCAAGTCCCTAGCTTCTAGAATGTAGCTATTGAATACCTCACAGTTATTGTTCAGCAATATATCGCATTTGGGAAATTCAGAGAAGTAAGCCCTTAACCATGTGTTAGGAGGCATCTTCTCTATCCATTGGTAGGCATCCACATTCAAATCTTTCATCTTTTCCATGTTTCTGGTCCACTGTTGGACTGAAGAAGACCTTGCACATGCCCACAATTGTTTTTTTAGGATTTCCCCTTTGAACTTCTCATTGAAATTAGCATATAAATGCCTAACACAGAACCTATGTTCTGACTCAGGAAATACTTGCTTCACTGTTGGGATTAAACCCTGAAACAAGAAACTATTAGACAACCAAAGAACATGACAAATGTTGGACTACCAAACAACATGACAAATAATTACAATACCTTCTGCTTATCTGTCATTATTGTCCATGGGAATGTATTGTCAATTTGCAGGTCTGCCTTCAAGGACTCTAAAAACCATTTCCATGTAACAAATGACTCCACCTCAACAACAGCAAAAGCAATAGGGTAAATGCAATCATTAGGGTCCATACCAACTGCTGTAAGTAGCTGACCTCCAAACTTGGTTTTAATATGGCATCCATCAAGGCAAATTAAGGGCCTGCAGCCAGCAAGAAACCCCCTCTTGCAAGCATCTAGTGACATATAGCAACTACTAAATAGATTGCCCTCAAGGTTAAGGTAGAAAGAGCTTCCAGGGTTACTCCTCCTCAATTCATTTCCATAATTCCACAAGGAATTAAATTGCAGTACCTCATCCCCatgaatagccttcatgatcaatCTTCTCGCTCTAGCAAGTTTGCTCCTTGATGGTGTAAGGTTCCAGTCCTTTTGCACTGTCCTTCCAAAACCAGTAATGCTCATCTTGTCATTTGCTCTAAAGGAATCCATATACTTTGCAGCCAACCAATTTGCAGTACATCTCTTCAGAACCCACTCTTTTTGGCAATTGTGTACCCCATAGTAAGTCTTAACCACAAAGGAATTGGTCCTAGTGTCCAAAGAAGCATATAGGTTCCATGGGCAACCATCAGCACAATGAGCCTTTACCCTTGTCTTGTCATTCCTTGGCATCTTAATTTCAACCCTATTCCTGACACTATACTCAGTGATAGCTTCTCTTACCTTCTGGACAGTTGGGAACACTAAGCCAACATGAAAGGTTGGGTTTTGCATATCTTCCTCGCTAAAATATGTAAACCTTAGTCTCACTTCACCTTCCCCATCTGATTCTGGAAGGTCCAAATCTTCATCATCAGTGTTTTCTTCATCACTTCCCTGTATAGGTCTAGATATAGCTAGTGTCTTCAATTTGCTTCCTTTGGCTTTCTTGTTGTCTTTAACCACATTCACATGAGAAGAAACAAGGTCCTCAAATAGATCTGCATCTCCCTCTTCTATCTCATTATCACTGTCCCATAAAACATCACCTTCACTCCCACTCTCTGCCTCATTGTCAACAGTTTGATCCACTCTAATGTTCTCCGTATTTGTGTAGAAAACAGGCAACTTTTGTGTAGGATTCTTCTCTGCATAGTGTGATTTGCATGGGCTAATGACTTTGGGCAATTCAGGCACTGGATTTGCAACAAAATCATCCCAATTAATTTCATCATACAAGTCCTGATGATCAAAATATACTACTAGATTTTTCACATCCTCTGCACATCTTGCCATTACATTGGTGTCAGCATCTAAAAGTATGAGACGGAGACCATCTTGTATTGTCTTTCCTGGTAGCAGCCAGTGTACCTTCAAGTTTAGATTGTTCTGGTGGCCTAACTGCTCGCAAAGTCTGAAAACCACAAAGAAGACCACGTATCTGCTTCTATATTATCAAACCAAGACACCCTTTCATCCACATATGATCTGAGATTTCCAGAACCAACAAAAAAACCACCATGGTGAATCTCTACTGTGAATACATCTCTACGATCACCTACAGAATAGACAAAAAATCAACAAAATAAAGTACATTGCAGTGAAGACAAAAAATGCCAAAACCCTAAAATTTTGCTCCAATTCAACGTCTGGACATGTCAAAATCTTGCGTTTCTACCTCATGTGTATCCTCTGAGCATACCAAATCAGATGAATCAAGAAGAGAAAGCACCGATCAAACTCACCGTACACAGGGGGAGGTGCCCCTTTTGGCCGCAGCGACACAACCATCCTTATAGCCGCAGTGTCACCGCTCCGGTGCTCAGTCGCCCGCCTCTCCTGCTCCGGTAGGGCAGAGACTCTCGCTGCTCCTAGCGCCCTTGATGTCGTCCCTTCAGTCACCCGCCTTGTAGCCCTCGCCGCCCTCGCCGCAAGTCGTAACGATGAACGCGAAGGGTCACGAAGGGATGCGGGTGGAATTACAGAACTAAGGGACCTAATTGCAATAACACACCACACCATCTTTGCTTATGGATTTAAACGACACAAAAACTAAGATTACGGACCTAAGTAGTCGTTTTGAGAGTTTATGGACCGGGGTGACACACCTCAACAAGTATAAGGACCGGGTATGCACTTTGCTCAATTTTTTAAGAGAGTAAACAGGCCCACGCCACCATAACCATCCACTGTATGACCGGCTGAACGCACTTATCtgctggcaaaaaaaaaaaaaaaaagcttccATCGCGGCCTTGGCTTGCGGGCGGTACATTGACCAGGCCGGTGTCCGGACACTCGTCCCCTCCGTGATTTATAGAGAGGCCATCACCTCGCTGCTCCTCCTGTACCCGCGCGCTGCTCGTTAACTTGCCGGACCTCTCTAGATCCATCCCATCCCATCTTGGTGGCTTTGTGAgtgaagaaagaaagaagatgcTGGACAAGCTGTGGGACGACGTGGTGGCGGGGCCTCACCCGGAGACGGGCCTCGAGAAGCTCCGCAAGGCCGCCACTGCCCGCCCCATCCTCATCGACAAAGGTACTCTACTGTCGTCCTACTCATCGTCATCGTCCAACCTATAATTATAGAAATGAATGAATCCCTCATTGTTTACGTCGTTCGGGAACAAGCATACTGCATGCTCTAGCAGTAAAATCCTACACAAGTTAATTACCCGCTAATAATTTGCCCGCGCTGCAAGGTTCGTTTCACTGACTGATATAACGTACTGACCAccgttttatttttcttttttactatACTAATAAATAATTAGACGCGGATGCCGGAGCCGCGGGGAGCTACAAGCGGACGCAGTCGATGCCGTCGACCCCGACGACGCCGGtgacgccgtcgtcgtcgtcgacgacgacgacgccgcggGGCGCCAGCAACGTGTGGCGCAGCGTGTTCCACCCGGGGAGCAACCTGGCCACCAAGGGCATGGGTGCCAACCTCTTCGACCGCCCGCAGCCAAACTCCCCCACCGTCTACGACTGGTAAGTACTAGTAGCAATAAGCAgaagcatgcatgcatcatctcGCTGCCCCGTCGGTGGCTATGAATCACTTGGTTAATTGCAGATACACCTACAACGTCGGTGTGGCTAGCCACGTGATCTGCTCATTCAACAGCAGATCCAGCATCTAACTAATAATTATGAGCCCGTAACTTAAACTATTTTTCGATGATTTATTATGCCGATAAAAATATTGCTAAATAGCTGACGGATTCGACATATAAGTCCAAACAAATAGACTCTATAAGCACAAACTTGGGCTGCTGTGCTGCTGCTCTCCCACTCTTCCTCTCATGAGCCCTGTTTAGCTAAATGAATGGTTGATCTTAATTAGTTTCTGTTACAAGCACCCAGAAAGTTCCATAATCAAGACGATACATGTGCACTGGTGAAGTCAGCACACACacaatattaaaaaaataataataagcaAAAGCAATATGAGATCCACTTAGCCAATAACCATGATTCGCTCACGTGGCATGCCAATCCAGAAGCACGACCGAGAAGAGTGAGACAGTGACAGAGACTGCTATACTTCACTGTTTGAGTGTTTACTTTGTTGGAACGGATAAGGCCTAAAGGACAAGCACGCTGGTGGCCAGATTTATTTTAgttaataatattaatatactcCGTATGTATAGTTTCACTAATATAGTACGCAAAAATAATTAAGCTGTGAAAACGATCTAGTTAAACAATGGTGTCATTTGGACTTTAGCAAACAAAATATCGTGACACGGAATGTTGTCAATATTTGATTTCAGGCTCTACAGCGACGAGACCAGGAGCAACCACCGTTAGATCGATCGGATGAGGCCGAGGATGATGAAGGGCCCGGCGTCTCTGTCAGGCCATCATGTTTGCTGGTCCTTGTGGTTATCTAAAACGCATGCATGCTCTATTATTATAGTACTTCTGCAGTTCTGCTGTCGCTGTTGCTGATAAAGACTTTGCCGTTTAATTGTCCTTTATTATGTGTTATTATGGAGTGATGAGTGATATGCAGTCGCTCCTAGTAGTGAGTAGTGAGTAGTGAGTATTTACTTGGTATAGTACTTGGTCTGGTCAGTTCCTCTGACTCGGCTTGGCCATTCAAGGGGAGccctgttgttgctgctgttgtgtGTGTGGTGTGTACTGGCTGTTCTCCATCATCTTGTAAATATTTTGCTTTGGCCAGGGCGTGTACTAGTAACTGTGCCTGTTTCTTCCATTTTAATTTACAAGTCTTGATGTGTAATAATCACCGGCGCAGCGGCGCTGAGGACATGTATTACAACAAAATTACTCTGCATGGACCCAGACAAGGATTTGTTCTCTCGCTGGTTAAGCCTAAACATACACA contains:
- the LOC110433518 gene encoding dormancy-associated protein 1, whose product is MLDKLWDDVVAGPHPETGLEKLRKAATARPILIDKDADAGAAGSYKRTQSMPSTPTTPVTPSSSSTTTTPRGASNVWRSVFHPGSNLATKGMGANLFDRPQPNSPTVYDWLYSDETRSNHR